In a single window of the Cucumis melo cultivar AY chromosome 11, USDA_Cmelo_AY_1.0, whole genome shotgun sequence genome:
- the LOC103497453 gene encoding patatin-like protein 2 isoform X2 yields MAAKYEKGEKITILSIDGGGIRGIIPGTILAFLESKLQELDGPDARIADYFDVIAGTSTGGLVTSMLTAPNENNRPLYAAKDLTRFYIEHGPKIFPQRNHFLSSMVNMFGKVMGPKYDGKYLRSLINRLLGDITLKQTLTEVIIPAFDIKLLQPVIFSTLDAKWDALKNPKLADVCISTSAAPTFLPGHEFQTKDSKGNTRNFDMVDGGVAANNPTLAALTHVTKEMSILRNRSELLKIKPMEAKRMLILSLGTGVAKNDEKYSAAIASKWGMLGWIYHRGATPIVDIFSDASADMVDYHISSIFQSEHNQKNYLRIQDDTLSGDVSSVDIATQQNLLKLIEVGENLLKKPLSRVNLESGNFEPLDGEGTNEKALADFAQMLSDERKLRLSP; encoded by the exons ATGGCAGCTAAGTATGAGAAGGGAGAGAAGATAACAATTTTAAGTATAGATGGTGGTGGCATTAGAGGCATCATTCCCGGAACTATTCTAGCTTTTCTTGAGTCTAAACTTCAG GAATTGGATGGACCAGATGCAAGAATAGCAGATTACTTTGATGTAATTGCTGGTACAAGCACAGGTGGTCTGGTTACTTCCATGCTTACAGCTCCTAACGAGAATAATCGACCTTTGTACGCTGCGAAAGATTTAACCCGCTTCTACATCGAACATGGACCGAAAATCTTCCCTCAAAGAAA TCATTTCTTAAGTTCAATGGTGAATATGTTTGGAAAAGTTATGGGCCCAAAGTACGATGGGAAATACTTGAGATCATTGATAAACAGATTGCTTGGAGATATAACACTTAAGCAAACACTAACGGAAGTCATTATTCCTGCTTTCGACATTAAGCTTCTTCAACCTGTGATTTTCAGCACACTCGAT GCTAAATGGGATGCGTTAAAGAATCCAAAACTGGCTGATGTTTGTATCAGTACCTCCGCCGCTCCCACTTTCTTACCTGGTCATGAATTTCAAACTAAGGACTCTAAGGGAAATACTCGTAACTTCGATATGGTTGATGGTGGAGTCGCTGCAAATAATCCA ACATTGGCTGCATTGACTCATGTGACAAAAGAGATGAGCATCTTGAGAAACAGAAGTgaacttttgaaaataaaacCCATGGAAGCAAAAAGGATGTTGATCCTTTCTTTAGGAACTGGTGTGGCTAAAAATGATGAGAAGTATAGTGCAGCTATAGCTTCCAAATGGGGCATGCTTGGTTGGATCTATCATAGAGGAGCAACACCAATTGTTGATATTTTTAGTGATGCAAGTGCTGATATGGTGGATTATCATATTTCTAGCATCTTCCAGTCTGAACATAATCAAAAAAATTATCTTCGTATTCAG GATGACACATTGAGTGGTGATGTTTCGTCAGTGGATATTGCAACccaacaaaatttattaaagCTCATTGAAGTTGGAGAGAATTTATTGAAGAAACCATTGTCAAGGGTAAATTTGGAATCTGGAAACTTTGAGCCACTTGATGGAGAAGGAACTAATGAAAAAGCACTTGCAGACTTTGCTCAAATGTTGTCTGATGAGAGGAAACTGCGATTGAGCCCTTGA
- the LOC103497453 gene encoding patatin-like protein 3 isoform X1, translating into MAAKYEKGEKITILSIDGGGIRGIIPGTILAFLESKLQELDGPDARIADYFDVIAGTSTGGLVTSMLTAPNENNRPLYAAKDLTRFYIEHGPKIFPQRNSHFLSSMVNMFGKVMGPKYDGKYLRSLINRLLGDITLKQTLTEVIIPAFDIKLLQPVIFSTLDAKWDALKNPKLADVCISTSAAPTFLPGHEFQTKDSKGNTRNFDMVDGGVAANNPTLAALTHVTKEMSILRNRSELLKIKPMEAKRMLILSLGTGVAKNDEKYSAAIASKWGMLGWIYHRGATPIVDIFSDASADMVDYHISSIFQSEHNQKNYLRIQDDTLSGDVSSVDIATQQNLLKLIEVGENLLKKPLSRVNLESGNFEPLDGEGTNEKALADFAQMLSDERKLRLSP; encoded by the exons ATGGCAGCTAAGTATGAGAAGGGAGAGAAGATAACAATTTTAAGTATAGATGGTGGTGGCATTAGAGGCATCATTCCCGGAACTATTCTAGCTTTTCTTGAGTCTAAACTTCAG GAATTGGATGGACCAGATGCAAGAATAGCAGATTACTTTGATGTAATTGCTGGTACAAGCACAGGTGGTCTGGTTACTTCCATGCTTACAGCTCCTAACGAGAATAATCGACCTTTGTACGCTGCGAAAGATTTAACCCGCTTCTACATCGAACATGGACCGAAAATCTTCCCTCAAAGAAA CAGTCATTTCTTAAGTTCAATGGTGAATATGTTTGGAAAAGTTATGGGCCCAAAGTACGATGGGAAATACTTGAGATCATTGATAAACAGATTGCTTGGAGATATAACACTTAAGCAAACACTAACGGAAGTCATTATTCCTGCTTTCGACATTAAGCTTCTTCAACCTGTGATTTTCAGCACACTCGAT GCTAAATGGGATGCGTTAAAGAATCCAAAACTGGCTGATGTTTGTATCAGTACCTCCGCCGCTCCCACTTTCTTACCTGGTCATGAATTTCAAACTAAGGACTCTAAGGGAAATACTCGTAACTTCGATATGGTTGATGGTGGAGTCGCTGCAAATAATCCA ACATTGGCTGCATTGACTCATGTGACAAAAGAGATGAGCATCTTGAGAAACAGAAGTgaacttttgaaaataaaacCCATGGAAGCAAAAAGGATGTTGATCCTTTCTTTAGGAACTGGTGTGGCTAAAAATGATGAGAAGTATAGTGCAGCTATAGCTTCCAAATGGGGCATGCTTGGTTGGATCTATCATAGAGGAGCAACACCAATTGTTGATATTTTTAGTGATGCAAGTGCTGATATGGTGGATTATCATATTTCTAGCATCTTCCAGTCTGAACATAATCAAAAAAATTATCTTCGTATTCAG GATGACACATTGAGTGGTGATGTTTCGTCAGTGGATATTGCAACccaacaaaatttattaaagCTCATTGAAGTTGGAGAGAATTTATTGAAGAAACCATTGTCAAGGGTAAATTTGGAATCTGGAAACTTTGAGCCACTTGATGGAGAAGGAACTAATGAAAAAGCACTTGCAGACTTTGCTCAAATGTTGTCTGATGAGAGGAAACTGCGATTGAGCCCTTGA